One window from the genome of Bacillus weihaiensis encodes:
- a CDS encoding FecCD family ABC transporter permease, protein MDTTSVTDSKQLLIPKNFIMVFILFVLLLGLSVLASLAFGSRTVGWKELMDGLFHPDVQSHGALVVRQRIARTVFSIMCGAALGVSGALMQSVTRNPIADPSILGVNTGAALFVVCGISFFNISSASQFIWFALAGAIITAIFVFGIGSMGSGGATPLKLVLAGAATSAALTSLVIAVMIPRSNVMDQFRFWQVGSVGSGNWNSISTFLPFLLIGIVIALFTAPALNALALGDEVATGLGVRTGTLRLIAAFGGVLLCGATTALAGPIGFIGLLAPHLIRLVIGPDIRYVVPMSALSGAVILTISDICGRLLGSPGELEVGVVTAFIGAPILILITMKAKMRTL, encoded by the coding sequence ATGGATACTACATCCGTAACAGATAGTAAGCAGTTACTTATTCCGAAAAATTTCATCATGGTTTTCATCTTGTTTGTTCTTTTACTCGGTTTAAGTGTTTTAGCTTCTCTTGCCTTTGGTTCTCGTACTGTAGGATGGAAGGAACTCATGGATGGTCTTTTCCATCCTGATGTACAGAGTCATGGGGCATTAGTTGTTCGTCAAAGAATTGCTAGAACTGTCTTTAGTATTATGTGTGGTGCTGCATTAGGAGTTTCTGGGGCCCTTATGCAGTCAGTTACACGTAACCCTATTGCAGATCCTAGTATTTTAGGAGTCAACACAGGTGCAGCACTTTTTGTTGTTTGTGGGATTTCCTTTTTCAATATTAGTTCAGCTAGTCAATTCATTTGGTTCGCATTAGCGGGAGCCATTATAACTGCCATCTTTGTTTTCGGAATTGGTTCTATGGGGAGTGGCGGTGCCACGCCCCTTAAACTCGTTTTAGCGGGAGCTGCTACAAGTGCGGCCCTGACATCCTTAGTGATTGCAGTAATGATTCCACGCTCAAATGTGATGGACCAATTTAGATTTTGGCAGGTAGGTAGTGTTGGCTCAGGTAACTGGAATTCTATTTCAACATTTCTCCCTTTTCTCCTAATCGGTATAGTCATCGCATTATTTACCGCTCCTGCATTAAATGCTTTAGCACTAGGTGATGAAGTAGCTACTGGCTTAGGAGTACGAACGGGTACACTTCGACTCATCGCTGCATTTGGCGGTGTACTACTATGCGGAGCAACAACCGCACTAGCAGGTCCTATTGGGTTTATTGGCTTATTAGCACCTCACTTAATTCGTTTAGTAATTGGTCCAGATATACGATATGTGGTTCCAATGTCAGCACTTTCCGGTGCCGTTATCTTAACAATTTCAGATATTTGCGGTAGACTACTAGGTAGTCCAGGTGAGCTCGAGGTTGGTGTCGTTACGGCATTTATCGGAGCCCCTATCTTAATTCTAATAACGATGAAAGCGAA